In Paenibacillus xylanilyticus, the genomic window ATTGAGACCTCCTGTTACCTAACAGGGGGTTTTTGCGTATTCATACATAAATAATGACCAATGATGATAGGAATTCAAAAGCTAACATAGGTCTTTGTAGCCATTTTAGTGTGGAAAGATCACAAATTTCCCAAATCGTGTTTCCGTTTCAGAATAAATGGTATATCATTGATGTTGAATTATTTTTTTTGGGGTTATCACGAGAGGAGAGAAACAAATGACTAAACGTATGGGGGCGTTGCTTCTAACGTTGCTGTTGACGGTATCTTTGGCTTTGACAGCATGTAGCAGCAAACAAGAACCGAAAGAAGCACTGAAGACGGCTGCGGCCAATGCTTCTAAACTGACTTCGTATGAGATGAGTTCCAATTTCACAATTAATGATTTGAGCTATAAACCTGCAGACGAGTCACAACAAGATCCAACGATGACTCAGTTTATGAGCATGTTGAAGGATGCTCAGTTTAACGTAACTGGCGTATATCAAAGCGAGCCAATGCAAACAGAAATGACAGTTAGCCTTGAGCTCAAAGGTGATATGGGCATGACGTTTACCATTCCAATGGTGATGACAGCTGAGAAGCTTTACGTTAAAGTGCCAAGCATTCCGTTCTTCCCAATTCCGGAAACAGTAGTTGGCAAGTTCCTGGAGCTGGATCTGAAAGAATTGGCTGAGCAAGAGGGTACGGAGTGGAACCCTGATGCTATGGACGCAGCCAAAACACAAAAACTGAGCAATGAAGTTATGGATGCTGTTCTTAGTGAATATGATCAAGACAAATTCTTCAAAAACGTAGATGTTAAGGATGCACAGCTGCCAGAAGGTGTAGATGCCAAGCAGGTAGTGCAATTCTCTGTTACTAACGACAACGTTAAAGAAGCAGTTACTGTACTAGTGACTAAAGCACTGCCTAAAGTGCTGGACATCTTGTCCAAAGAAGAATACCGCGATATGCTGCAACTGAGTCAGGCTGATATTGATCAGGCCAAAGAAGATCTGAACATTACAGAAGCTGATCAGACTGAAATGTCCAAGGATCTGGATCAGTTGAAAGAGACGTTGACCATCAATAACTTCAACATCGATTTTGCATTGGATAAGCAGGATTTCCCGGTTTATCAAAAGATTGCAGCTGATCTGCTGATCAAACCAGTGGATACCAAAGATGAAGTGAAGTTGGCCTTTACTGGATCCAACACTTACACTAAAATCAATGAGAAAGCAGCCTTCAAAATCAATATCCCTACAGGTGAAAATGTAATTACGATGCAAGAATTCGAAGAACTGATGAATTCTTCTTACGGATACTAAGCTCATTCCAAGAAATGAGTGGAAAAAGCCGCCTCGATTTTATGTCGGGCGGCTTTTTGTTGTTTTATAGTTTAAATCTGTCTGTTATTGCAGGGATTCCGATAAATCTTCAGCAAGAACGGCATAAATTCGGTGATCCTGATAGCTTCCGTTGATCTTCAGATATTTACGGGCAATGCCTTCTGCCTGAAAGCCGTTCTTCTCCAGTACACGCTGGGAGCCGGCATTAGTGGGTAGGATTGCCGCCTGAACACGATTCAACTTCAAGGCGCGGAAGGCATAGGCAACAGCCAGTTTAACAGCTGCTGTCATACGTCCACCACCCTGATAGTCTGGATGGATAAAGTAACCCATATCGGCATAATTGGCAACGCCATAGGAGACGTTATTCAGGCTGATTTGCCCAATGAGCAGGTCGTCCTTGATGGTGTAGATGCCAAACTGATAACCAGTACCTTCTTCAGCCGCTTTTAGACGGTCCTGAATCCGCCTTGTTTGAGCATCCAGTGTGTAGAACTCATCATCTCGAAGAGGCTCTACAGCTTGGTAGGGAACGCGAGTAACCTGGATCAGATCTAGATAAGCTTGTGTATCGTCGGTGGTAAGTAACCGGAGGCTAATTCCTTTGGGGGTATCATACAGTGTTAATGCCATAGCAGTGCACATCCTCTCAAAATCAAAAGTATAAGTATTACTTCTTGCGTAACCGACGGAAAAATTGGGTCAGCATTGTAGAGCATTCGGGTTGAAGGACATCTGGAATCACCTCGGTACGATGATTGAACCGTGGCTCCTGCAGCAAGTTCATCAAGGTTCCTGCACATCCGGCTTTGGGGTCAGCGGTGCCATATACAACGCGGGGCACTCTGGACTGTACAATGGCACCTGCGCACATAGGGCAAGGTTCCAGTGTCACATACAAGCTGCAATCAAGCAGGCGCCAGGCTCCGATCGTTTCGCTTGCCTGACGAATAGCGACCATCTCCGCATGTGCAGTGGAATCAAGAGTGGTCTCACGCAAATTATATCCTCGTCCGACAATCTGATTATGCTGCACAATGACAGCTCCGATAGGGACTTCCCCAAGTGCCTCGGCTTTTAGCGCCTCAGCAATGGCTTCACGCATCCAGAATTCGTGCTGCTGTTCCTCCGTAAGATGCGAAAGATCAACCGGGATTGGGTGTTCGTTCATTACAGTTAAAGCTCCTTCCAAAGCATTTATTCGGCGAACAAATATTCGTTTGTTAACATGATGTGCATAAGTCTGTGGATAACTACATAGTTGCTCACATAGTTATGAACAGGATATCCACAAGCCTGTGGATTTGTGTATAGTTTTAGTGATTAATCTCATTGTAGGCACGGCAAAGACAAAAAACAATGAAATTCGAGCTTTTTAGCCAAGCGGTAACTTTTGGACTAGGGGCATTTATCCTTTTCAAAATCACACACAACCGTTATGATGGAGATAGGTTTTGCCATATATCGCCAAAGGGTACAAGCCGAGAGGTGAACTAAAAAAGTTGTCTATTAAAACGAAATTATCCATGATTATGTCGTGCTCGGTGCTTGTTATTTTGATTCTGAATATTGCGCTGAGTTATTATACGACCGAGGAAAATCTTAGGCAGGACAGTGAAACCAAGATGGTCCTAACGGCCAAACAGATTGCAATTTCTGTCGAACAGAATCA contains:
- a CDS encoding GNAT family N-acetyltransferase, with the translated sequence MALTLYDTPKGISLRLLTTDDTQAYLDLIQVTRVPYQAVEPLRDDEFYTLDAQTRRIQDRLKAAEEGTGYQFGIYTIKDDLLIGQISLNNVSYGVANYADMGYFIHPDYQGGGRMTAAVKLAVAYAFRALKLNRVQAAILPTNAGSQRVLEKNGFQAEGIARKYLKINGSYQDHRIYAVLAEDLSESLQ
- the tadA gene encoding tRNA adenosine(34) deaminase TadA; this translates as MNEHPIPVDLSHLTEEQQHEFWMREAIAEALKAEALGEVPIGAVIVQHNQIVGRGYNLRETTLDSTAHAEMVAIRQASETIGAWRLLDCSLYVTLEPCPMCAGAIVQSRVPRVVYGTADPKAGCAGTLMNLLQEPRFNHRTEVIPDVLQPECSTMLTQFFRRLRKK